Genomic DNA from Chloroflexi bacterium ADurb.Bin180:
GTCAGCGGCCGCGTAGGGCAGTTCATGGGGCGACTCAACTTTCAATCACCAGAGTGGGAGTACTGGAGCGAAGACCTGGTGCACACTGGCCGCCTGGCCCCGGTCTATGGCGTGACCGAAGGGCTCACGGTGCGGACCTTGCGCCGGATCATCAAGCCGATCATCAGCGACTGGGCACCCCGCCTGTCCGATTGCCTCCCTGATACCACTCGGCAGGACCACGGCCTGGTCGATGTCAACACGGCAGTGCAGCAGATGCACTTTCCGGAAAGCCAGCAGGCCCTCGAACAGGCCCGGCATCGCCTCTGTTTCGAAGAGTTCCTGCTCATCCAGCTCGGCGTGATGCAGCAACGCCAGCAGTGGCGGCAGCAGGCAGGGCGCCCCCTGATCATTGACCAGTCGATACTCGCCGCGTGGATCGCCGCTCTGCCCTTTGTTCTCACCTCAGCCCAGGACCGAGTCCTCGCCGAGATCGTGGCCGACCTTCAACAACCATACCCGATGAGTCGCCTCTTGCAGGGCGACGTTGGCTCGGGCAAGACAGTGGTCGCTTTGCTGGCCATGTTGACCGCCATCTCCAACAACCTGCAGGCGGTCATTATGGCACCCACCGAAGTCCTGGCCGAGCAGCACTACCGGACTCTCTCCGCCTTGCTCGACACCATGCGTCAGTCGGTGAACGCACACTCACCCGGCGCGGCGGAATCCATCCGTCGCGCTCGGGTGGGCCTCCTCCGTGGCAGCCAGACGCAAGCCGATAAAGAGGAAACCCGTGAGCGCATCGCCAGCGGCGAGCTTACTGTCATCGTCGGCACACACGCCTTGCTGGAGGAGGGCGTCGCGTTCCGGGACCTTGGTCTGGTGGTCGTTGATGAGCAGCACCGTTTTGGCGTCAGTCAGCGGGCCACGCTACGCCAGAAGGGATACAATCCTCACGTGCTGGTGATGAGCGCCACTCCCATTCCCCGCACGCTGGCCCTCACCATCTACGGCGACCTTGATCTATCGATCATCGATCAGCTTCCCCCGAAACGGCAGACCATCCTCACCCGTTGGTTGCAGCCCTCTGAGCGCCAATCGGCCTACGACTTTGTCCGGGCGCAGGTCGAGAGCGGCCGGCAGGCCTTTGTGATCTGTCCTCTGGTGGAAGAGTCAGAACGAGTGGAGGCCAAGGCCGCCGTGACCGAGTATGAGCGGCTGCAGCAACAGGTGTTCCCCGACCTCAAGCTGGGACTGCTGCACGGCCGTATGAGCAGTGCCGAGAAAGAAGGCGCTATGGCTCGCTTCCGCCAGGGCGAGTTCCAGGTGCTGGTGACCACGCCGGTGGTCGAAGTAGGGATCGATGTACCCAATGCCACGGTCATGCTGGTGGAGAGCGCTGACCATTTCGGCCTGGCACAGCTCCATCAGTTCCGGGGCCGAGTCGGACGAGGCGAGCACCAGTCTCACTGTCTGCTGCTTGCCGACTCACCGACTCTGGTGGGACAGCAGCGACTCAAGATCATCGAAACCACCAGCGATGGGTTTCTGCTGGCCGAGGAGGATCTGCGTATGCGCGGCCCGGGCGAGTTCTTTGGCACCAAGCAAAGCGGCCTGCCGGACCTCAAGGTAGCTCAGGTCGGTGATGTCAGGATCCTCGAGCAGGCCAGGCTCACCGCACAGGGTATCTTCCAGCGTGACCCGACCCTCACCCAGCCGGAGCACGCTTTGCTGGCCACCAGGGTGCGCGAGTTCTGGGAACCGCGTACTGACCTCAGTTAGGAAGGAAGAGAAATGAGCAAAGCAATCTATCCAGGCAGCTTTGATCCCATCACCAATGGCCACGTCGACATTGCCACGCGCGCCGCCCAGTTGTTCGATCACGTGATCCTTGCGGTGTACGATCGTCCACTCAAGAACTTGCTCTTTTCGACCAGTGAGCGCCTGGCCATGGCTCGCGAAGCTCTCAAGGACATACCCAATGTCGCCGTTGAAAGCTATAATGGTCTCACTGCCAACTATGCGCGTAGCGTTGGGGCCACGGTCATTGTGCGCGGGTTGCGGGTGCTGTCCGATTTCGAGCTCGAGTTCCAGATGGCCCTGACGAACCGCAAGCTGGCCGCCGAGATTGAGACGGTCTGCTTGATCACTCGTCAAGAGAACATGTTCCTGAGCTCCAGCGTGTGCAAGGAAATCGCGCTGGTGGGTGGCTGTGTTGACCAAATGGTGCCTGCCCATGTCGCCAGGGCTCTGGGCGTCAAGTTCGCCCACCTCGGAGCCGACGGAGGCGGTCGAGTCCAGATCGTCTCCCTGAGGGATTAGCCGCAGCGGGCTCCCTCCCACACTGGAAAGGCGGTGGATGGAATGGAAATCCTGGCTCTGGTAGATCGCCTGGAAGCCCTGGTGAACCGGGGGTGGCGTATGCCCTTCTCGGTCAAGACGCTCATCGATGAGAATGCATTCTTTGAAATCATCGACCAGCTCCGTGTGGCCATTCCTCAGGAGATCAAGCTGGCGAACGAGATTGTAGCCGAGAAAGAGAGCGTTCTTGCCGCTGCCGCGGCTGAGGCCGAGCACACCATCGAGCTGGCACGCGAACACGCTACCCATCTCGTTGACGAGCACGACCTGCTTTCCGCCGCGCGGGCTGAAGGCGAGAACATCAAGGCACAGGCCCGCCGCGAGGCTGCCGAGACGGTCCGCGGAGCCGACGAATACGCCATGGGCATGCTTTCAGAGCTCGAGTCGAGCCTGGCTGCGCTGCTGCAGACCACCACCAACGGCCTCGCCAAACTCAAGCGAGGTAAGGCTGAGCCGCCTGCTAGCACTACCGCCAGTTGAGCGAGCCGATATGCGTTTGACACTCCGGCTCGGAGTGCGCTACAATAGCCGATGCGGCTGGCGCAAGGCCGCACTTATTTTGCCCGGGATCTGTAGAAGATGAGATTCAATGTTGCCCAACTGCTCAAGGCCGCGCCCGGCGCGAGCAGAGAATACGAACTAGACGAAGACATCACCGGCATTGACCAGGACCTCGAGGTCAGCGCTCCGTTGGTTGGCAAGGTCAGATTCCTGCGCCTTGGCGAAGGCATTCTGGTAACCGGTCAGCTTAGGACGCGGGTGCGCATGCCCTGTCGACGCTGTCTGACTGACGTTGAAGCACCTGTTGAGCTGCACCTCGAGGAGCAGTTCCGCCCGTCGATTGACATCATCTCCGGTCGGCCGATTCCGCTGGAGGACGGCCAGGACGAAGCAGCGCGTACTGACGAGCGCCACATGCTCGACCTGACCGAAGTCGTCCGCCAGAACCTGGTGCTCGCCCTGCCGGTGTCGCCCCTGTGTAAAACGGACTGCCGCGGGCTATGCCCCGTCTGTGGAAGCAACTTGAATGACGGTGACTGCGGCTGCCAGCGAGCAGTCGAAGACTCGCGACTATCGATCTTGCGTGATCTGTAGTAATCAGTCGGAAAGGAGTATGTAAGTGGCCCTACCAAAGAGAAAGACGGCCAAGGGTGCACGCGACCGCCGGCGCTCGCATCTCGCGTTGACGCCGGAGCAGCTTGTGCCCTGCCCCAAGTGCCACGAGATGCGCCTGGCGCACCACGTCTGCCCCAACTGTGGCACCTACAAGGGTTCTGAGGTCATTGAAGTCAAGACCAAGAAGAAAGAATAGGGGCGGTGTTCCAAAGAGCAAGGCCGTGCGCGGGTGCAACCAGCCAACACGGCCTTTGTTCGCTTATGGACGGTAGTCGTCGCTGCCACGGGTCGGCTCATTCGCCAGAGCACGCACCCCTAACCAAGGTCTGATAAGGATGCTATGATTCACACAGCGCTATGCGACCTCTTGCGAATCGATCATCCCATCCTGCAGGGCGGCATGGCCTGGGTCACTACACCTGACCTGGTTGTGGCGGTCTCAGAGGCGGGAGGATTGGGCATCATTGGTGCCGGCAACGCTCCCCCCGACTTGGTCGAACAATACGTGAAGCAGGTCAAGGCGCGCACATCCCGGCCATTCGGGCTGAATTTCCCCATGTTCTCGCCATACCTCGACGAGGTCGTGGCTATCTGCATCCGCGAGAAGGTACCGGTTGTAACTACTGGCGCCGGAAACCCCAGCGCCTACATCGCTCCACTGAAACAGGCTGGAACGCGGGTCATTCCGGTCGTTGCCTCGGTAGCTCTGGCCAAGCGCCTCGAGCGAGCCGGTGCCGATGCTCTCGTTGCCGAAGGCGGCGAGGCGGGCGGGCACATCGGTGATGTCTACACCTTCCCTCTGGTTCCGCAGGTCGTAGACGCGGTGCGCATCCCGGTCATCGCCGCGGGCGGCATCGCCGACGGACGTGGTCTGGCGGCAGCACTGGCCCTGGGAGCAAGTGGCATTCAGATGGGCACTCGCTTCATTTGCACTACCGAGTGCGCCGTTCATCTCAACTACAAAGAGATGATCGTCAAGGCGGGTGACCGTTCGACCATCACTACTGGCCACAGCCTGGGACACCCAGTGCGTGCCCTGCGCAACCCGATGACGCGCAAGTTCGAGGAGATGGAGAAGCAGTCGCTTACCCAGGAGCAGCTAATCGAGTTTGGCACGGGCAAACTCAAGGCCGCCGTTGACGGTGACATGATCGAGGGCTCTTTTATGGCCGGCCAGAGCTGCGGCCTGGTGAACGACATTCTGCCCTGCGCCGAACTCATCCGGCGCACGGTGGCGGACGCCGAAGAGGTACTGCTGCGTTTGCCTCGATTCATCTCGAGCCCCGGTGGTACCCGGTGAGCGACACTCGTCTACAAGCCCTGGGCAAGCTGGCCCTGGTCTTTCCCGGGCAGGGCACTCAGCACGTCGGTATGGGGCAGGAGCTGTATGCTTCCTACCCGGAGGCACGGCGGCTGTTCGACCAGGCCGATGATTCGCTCGGGTTCTCCCTCTCCAGGCTCTGCTTCGAGGGGCCCGAGACGGACCTAGGTGACACGTCCAACGCACAGCCTGCTATTCTGACCGTAAGCGCCGCGCTACTGGCGCTGCTCCAGTCCCGTCTTGGCGACGAGCTGACTCCATGCTTTGTAGCCGGCCATAGTCTGGGCGAGTTCACTGCTTACTACGCCGCCGGTGCACTTGGCTTCACAGAGTCAATCCGCCTTGTGCGCCTCCGTGGCGAGTTGATGAAGCAGGCCGGAGAACAGAACCCGGGAGCAATGGCTGCCATCCTGGGTCTGGATCCGGAGACGCTGCGCTCGGTCTGCACGGAATCGGGAGAGGTGTGGCTGGCCAACGACAACTGCCCCGGGCAGACCGTTCTATCGGGAACCAGAGCCTCTTTGGCTCAGGCCCTCCAACGGGCCGGAGAAAAGGGTGCCCGACGAGTGGTTCCTTTGGCCGTGAGCATACCAGGTCATTGCCCGCTGATGGCTCCAGCGGCTGGCTTACTTGCCGAGTACATCCGCGACGTTCCGTTTCAGCCTGCGGCAATACCAGTCATCGCCAATGCCACTGGCCGTCCGATTGTCGAGCCGGAGGAGATTCGCGCCGAGATCATCGCCCACCTCACCTCGGGGGTACAGTGGGCCGACTCGGTACGCTATATGATCGACGCGGGAGTACGCGCTTTTCTCGAGGTCGGACCCAAAAGCGTGTTGTGTGGCCTGATACGCCAGATCGACCGCACGGTTCAGGTTCTGAACGTCAGCACCTTCGCTGACATCGCTGCGCTGGGAGCGTGATTGATGAGCAAGCTCGAAGGTCAGGTAGCGGTTGTTACCGGTGCCTCTCGCGGCATCGGACGCGCGATTGCGATCAAGTTGGCCAGTATGGGAGCCAGAGTCGTCGTGAACTATCGCAGCAATCAGGCTGCAGCCGAGCAGGTTCTTGACCTCATTCGCCAACAGGGCGGACAGGCCATTGCTGTCCAGGCCGACGTCAGCGTCTTCGCTGATGCGCAGCGCTTGATCCAGACCGCGCTGGACCAGTGGGGCAAGGTCGACATCCTGGTGAACAACGC
This window encodes:
- the recG gene encoding ATP-dependent DNA helicase RecG, with the protein product MGPTHARHLQRLGVNSIRDLLYYFPHRYDDFSHLKTTVELQYGQEVTLVATIHDAQLVPTRRGLKLIKVILADESGFVEATWFNQPYLLRSLTKGKRIVVSGRVGQFMGRLNFQSPEWEYWSEDLVHTGRLAPVYGVTEGLTVRTLRRIIKPIISDWAPRLSDCLPDTTRQDHGLVDVNTAVQQMHFPESQQALEQARHRLCFEEFLLIQLGVMQQRQQWRQQAGRPLIIDQSILAAWIAALPFVLTSAQDRVLAEIVADLQQPYPMSRLLQGDVGSGKTVVALLAMLTAISNNLQAVIMAPTEVLAEQHYRTLSALLDTMRQSVNAHSPGAAESIRRARVGLLRGSQTQADKEETRERIASGELTVIVGTHALLEEGVAFRDLGLVVVDEQHRFGVSQRATLRQKGYNPHVLVMSATPIPRTLALTIYGDLDLSIIDQLPPKRQTILTRWLQPSERQSAYDFVRAQVESGRQAFVICPLVEESERVEAKAAVTEYERLQQQVFPDLKLGLLHGRMSSAEKEGAMARFRQGEFQVLVTTPVVEVGIDVPNATVMLVESADHFGLAQLHQFRGRVGRGEHQSHCLLLADSPTLVGQQRLKIIETTSDGFLLAEEDLRMRGPGEFFGTKQSGLPDLKVAQVGDVRILEQARLTAQGIFQRDPTLTQPEHALLATRVREFWEPRTDLS
- the coaD gene encoding Phosphopantetheine adenylyltransferase, with product MSKAIYPGSFDPITNGHVDIATRAAQLFDHVILAVYDRPLKNLLFSTSERLAMAREALKDIPNVAVESYNGLTANYARSVGATVIVRGLRVLSDFELEFQMALTNRKLAAEIETVCLITRQENMFLSSSVCKEIALVGGCVDQMVPAHVARALGVKFAHLGADGGGRVQIVSLRD
- the rpmF gene encoding 50S ribosomal protein L32, whose product is MALPKRKTAKGARDRRRSHLALTPEQLVPCPKCHEMRLAHHVCPNCGTYKGSEVIEVKTKKKE
- a CDS encoding Nitronate monooxygenase → MIHTALCDLLRIDHPILQGGMAWVTTPDLVVAVSEAGGLGIIGAGNAPPDLVEQYVKQVKARTSRPFGLNFPMFSPYLDEVVAICIREKVPVVTTGAGNPSAYIAPLKQAGTRVIPVVASVALAKRLERAGADALVAEGGEAGGHIGDVYTFPLVPQVVDAVRIPVIAAGGIADGRGLAAALALGASGIQMGTRFICTTECAVHLNYKEMIVKAGDRSTITTGHSLGHPVRALRNPMTRKFEEMEKQSLTQEQLIEFGTGKLKAAVDGDMIEGSFMAGQSCGLVNDILPCAELIRRTVADAEEVLLRLPRFISSPGGTR
- the fabD gene encoding Malonyl CoA-acyl carrier protein transacylase, encoding MSDTRLQALGKLALVFPGQGTQHVGMGQELYASYPEARRLFDQADDSLGFSLSRLCFEGPETDLGDTSNAQPAILTVSAALLALLQSRLGDELTPCFVAGHSLGEFTAYYAAGALGFTESIRLVRLRGELMKQAGEQNPGAMAAILGLDPETLRSVCTESGEVWLANDNCPGQTVLSGTRASLAQALQRAGEKGARRVVPLAVSIPGHCPLMAPAAGLLAEYIRDVPFQPAAIPVIANATGRPIVEPEEIRAEIIAHLTSGVQWADSVRYMIDAGVRAFLEVGPKSVLCGLIRQIDRTVQVLNVSTFADIAALGA